The genomic DNA GATGGTTCACAAAAACGGCGGCCGTCATTCAGCAATTATGCTGGATGACGGCCGCCGTTTTTGTGTCGCTGTTTTTTGAAACTTGTTAGTCATGTATTGCAGTTGTTTTCGGCAGCTATTTACTGATCAACCGCACGGTACTACGGCCATCCCCCATCTTTTTGATGAGAACTTGTTGGCCAATTGTTCGTTTCATTGATTCAATGTGACTGATAACGCCGACCATTCGGTTTTCACCAATTGTTTCGAGTGCCTGCATCGCTTTTTCCAAAGTTTCATCATCCAGGGAGCCAAAACCTTCGTCGACAAACAGTGCGTCGATTTGGACGCCATTAGCCGAAGATTGAACGACCTCGCTGAGCGAGAGTGCAATCGACAGAGCGGCGATGAAGGTTTCACCACCGGACAACGTGTTAGATGAACGCGAGTTGCCGGTTTCATTATCGTAAACATTGATATCGAGGCCGTGGTCACTGCGGTTGTCACTCGCTTCGGCAGCCAATTCAAATGTGTAACGGTTATTGGAAAGCAGATTGATAAAGTGATCATTGGCGTAGTTTAAGACGCGTTGCAAGTAGTTTTGGACAACGTAGGTCTCTAACTTGAGCTTGTGATCGTTGCCATCTTTGCCAGTCATGATATTATACAGGCTTGTAATTTCGGCGAACCGCTTTGCAAATGTGCCTTGCTGGTGCATGATTTGTTGGACTTTTTCGAGACAACTTTGCGCGTCGGTTAAGGTTTGTTCCGCCACGGTTTGTGATTGCAGTGCTTGATCCTTATGAGCTTGCAGGTCGGCCAGCTGAGCTTGGATGTCCGCAATATTCGGTCGTTCAACGTTCGTTAAGGCGGTTTGCAGTTGCTCGATTTCGGCTGTTAGGCGTTCCTTGTCTTGCCGATAGGTGGCAATTTGAACTTGCAAGGCGGTCAATCGACCATTAGCGAGTTCTTCTAACCAATTTTCAAGGACAGTCTGGTCATGAGTCGGTGCTTCTGGAGCAACTAAGGTCTGTGCGATTGTCTGCTCAAGCTGCGTGCGCGTGGCTTGGGTTGTCTTCAACCGGTCGTTTAAATCATCGAGCTTAGTTTGATGTTTTGATAAGGTAAGTTGACTGGTTTGAACGGTGGTTTGGGCGGCCTCTAGGCGTTGCTGGTAGGACGCGACAATCTGATTGAGATGTGCTTTTTCGGCCAGCAGGTTAGCGCTTGTGACTTGGAAATCCGTACCAATGGCTGCCTGAGCTACCGTCAAATCGGCTGTTTTATTGCGCAATAAGGCCCGTTGTTCGCCTAACTGTAATTCAGTTTGTTGGGCCTGTTTTTGTTGTGCTTCCAGTTCAGCAGTATATTTATCAATAGCTTGAACCACTCGTTGGGCTGCCTCAAGTTTCTTCGTAATTGTGGTGAGTTGCTCAGTGAAAAAAGCCCTGACTGCGGTCAAATCGTAGGGTGCCTTGAGTGCTAGTCCGTTGGTTTCGATCAACTGTTGGTAAGTTGAAGTTAGTTGCGTTTGGGCGGTGGTTACTTGCTGCGTGGCCTGGTCAACTTCTTTTTCAGCCTGTTTGACACGTTGCTGTGTGGCTTCCACTTGCTTGTTGGCTGCCGCCAACGCGTTTTGGGCGTCGTCAACGGCTTGCATGGATTGTCGTAAGTCAGCTTCATTTGCAACGATGGTTGTGACCGGCATCTGTGAATGATCGGTTGATCCGCAGACTACGCAGGGCTGGCCGTCAACGAGTTCTTGTTGTAATTGGGCAATCATTAAGCTTTGGCGTTGACCCCGTTGTTGTTCAAATTGAACTTGCGCATTGTGCTGATTCTGTTCATCGCGGGTAAGCTGCGCCCGTAAATCAGTCAGTTGCTTGGTGACGCGCTGCTGTTCTTGTTGCGCACTTCGCCATTGACTATCAAGTGGTGTCAGGGTGTCGACGAACTGTTCCCGTTGTTTAATCAGCAAATCTTTAGTAGCGTGTAAGTTATCAACAGATGGCAAGGTCGCTTGTTGGGCGGTGATTTTGGCTGTTAGCGTCTTTATTACGGTTTGGTGCTGTTCAAAAGTTGCCTTCAGATCAGCGACACTCGGCTTGAGCTTCGCGAGCTGTGCGGTGAGATTTTCAACGCGTTGCGCTTGTGGAATCAATGTGGCCAATTGTTCCAAGCGCTGTTGGTGCTGATGGTTAGCTTCACTTTGGTCATGTAATTGTTGAACTGCAGCTTGCGCTTGGCGATAGTCGTCCTGCGCTTGTTGCACGTTACCCATAGCTGCTTGCTGGTCAAGCGTCAATTGCTTTTGGTCCCGTGTTTGTTGAGTGAGGGCTTGCATGGTGGCTTGTAGGGGCTGAGCCCAAGTTAACGCGTGCAACTGTTGCTTGGCTATGGTAATTGCCGGTGTTTGTTCTTCAACTTTAGTTTGATAATCAGCTTGCGCCTGTGTGAGCCGGTCAAACTGTTGTTGGCGATCGCGTGCTTGCTGGTAGGCCGTTTCGGCCGCTTTAACAGCCTGATTGATTTTGCTAGTCGTTTGCTGTGCTTGGTCAAAAGCACTTTGACGCGTCGTAACAAATGCTTGTAGCAGTGGAATTTTTTGATCGTCCGGAACTGCTTGAAGTTGCGCCTGTTCCTCATCATTCCAAGTTGCTGAGGCTAGTGCGACCCGCAAATCGGTGACAAACTGATCACCAGTCTTGCTGGCGGCTTGATACTCCGCTTTAAGTTCCGCAGTAAAGTCTGAATAAAGTTGCGTTCCAAAAATCTTTTTAAGAATTTTTTCCTTGTCAGTCGTTTTTGATTTTAAGAATTCCGAGAAGTCATTTTGGGGGAGTAGAATGATTTTTTTAAATTGATCGGCAGTCAAATTTAAGATGGTCGTGATCTCGGGACCAACGTCAGCTGGCTTGGTTGCAATGCTCTCAATCTCCACGCCACCGACGTGATCAACGACAGCTAATTTGGCCGTACTATTCTTTTTCGTCAGTCCAGACCCTTTTTTCTTAGCTAAGTATTGTTCAGGGGAGCGCGCAATCTTATAGAGTTGATTGCCTTGCTCAAAGTAGAAGGTGACGCTTGTCGGTTGGTCGGCGGGGGCGAACTGACTGCGCATCTCTTTGGCTGCCCGACCATCCGTGCCATCATTCGTTGTACTGCCAAAGAGGGCAAAAGTCATGGCATCGAAAATAGTTGATTTACCGGCCCCAGTATCACCACTAATCAAAAAGATCGGGGTACTTTCTAGCTTGCTAAAATCAATAATTGAATGTTCGTGGGGGCCAAAATAGTTCATGGCTAAATAAACGGGTTTCACGGCTAATCCTCTTTTCTTAAGTTGACAAAAATCTGGTCAACGAGTTGTTGTTGCGTCGTTGAGAGTTGGTTACCAGTAATCGCGTGGAAAAATTGCCCAACAATTGCATCGGGACTCAGCTCGTTCATGTTTTTTGGGCCACTGATGGCGGTGGTTTGGTGATTCGATTCGTAGTCCAATTCGACAATGGTGCCGTAGATTTGTTCGAGTTGTGCCCGGACGTTCAGATGCTTGCTACGGTCGAATTCCTGGACGGTGATCGCGAACCAAGCCTGCTTTAACGGCTGTTGCTGATAAAAGTTGGGATCAAGTAACGTTTCCCATGGCGCACGCAACGTAACCAAGTCAGTCTGCGGCTGAATTGGTTGGAATTCATGGGTGATCGCAGTGGGGGTGATTGTCACGATTTCAACACCTTTGCCATGGAACTTGGGATTGGCTTCCTTGACGTTGAATTTGACGGGGCTGCCGGCATACCGAATTCGATCTTTGTCAGGTGAGGCTAACCGAGTGTGAATATGGCCCAGCATCACGTAGTCGAAGTCTGCGAATAGATCGGTGGTCAGCGTCGCCAAACCGCCCACTTTGGAAGTTGTTTCACTTGTCAGTTCCAAGTCGTCATCCGCTTTGGGTGTAACGGTAAAATGAGTAATCAATAAGTGCCGTTTTTCAGGATCAAAGGTAGCAACGAGGTCACTAACCACGCGTTGCATCGCATCGTGAATGGTGTGAATCGCCTTGACTTGTTTTTCGGGCAAACCTTGTTGCTGATAGTAGACCCGCGCGTCAATGGGATCAAAAAACGGTAACATAAAGATTTGGGCCGTTGGGGTCTCGATGGGCGTGAAGGCCTCAGCTAGTAACGTATTGATATGAAAATTATTATAGGCTAGCCATTCACGACCGTAGTTGAGACGCTTGGCGCCATCATGGTTGCCAGCAATGGCATAGATTGGTAGGTGATGCTCAATATTAATAGCCTGCAGCATGTGGTCGAGTGAAGTGACCGCGTCGGTACTTGGAACGGCCCGGTCGTAGATATCACCAGCAATCACGATACCATCAACTTTTTCAGCCAATGCAATCGTTAGAATTTGCTTGAACGCTGCTTCCTGTTCATCTAACAAAGAATAACCGTTAAGCGTCCGGCCGATGTGCCAATCCGCTGTATGTAGTAACTTCATGGGAGTTCCTCCTTGAGTTTGAATTGTTAATTTCCATTATCGCATATTTACATAAAATTTCAGGCCGCGAAGTGTCGTCTGCCCAAAGTTGATTAATTTTGACGAAATACGTTTGAGTTAGTTTGGAATGTTGGCGGACAAACCTGATAGTGGGCAAGTTCTACCCCTTACTATTCAATTCAGCTATAATTGCGCTTAACTAGTTGAGCAATTATTGATTGCAACATACGGGGGAGTGATTTGCTGGTCAGCCTTGCTCTCAGCGATTGTGAGTTTTAGTCATGCTTAACGTCGGACTCGGTATTGGAATAATTAGGGCGCTACAATCTTATTGGGCTAGCAGTTTAAAAGGGGGCTTACTCATGATTCCAGAAAAATGGCAACAGACGCTTGGAGTTAAATTACTCGTCGTGGTGAATTTAATCAATTTGGTCACCTTAGCAGTGATCAAATTGGCCAGTGGTGGGCCCGTGTGGCGAGTTCGTAATGCACCGTTGGCCGTGGTTGGTGGGTTGTTTTTAATTGGGATTAGTTTGATTTTGATCTGTAAGCAGAATTCCAACTGGCGCAAGGGGACATATCTCGGTGCTGATATTAACTTGACCGTTTTATTTTATTTGTTACTCATTGATTTCAACCGGATTTCCACGATTGGCTTTGCGCTGATCGCGATAATCATCTCGATTGTCGCATTACCGATGGCATATGTTTCCCGTAATCTTTTGGTTGGAATCAGGATTCCGTGGACTTATTTGTCAGAAGAAAACTGGCATCGGACTAACGTGCTAGCAGGCAGATTATTTGGCATTTCAGGACCGCTGTTAGTAGCGATGGGAAAGATGTCAACAAAGTCATTTCTCAATGTCTTTGTTACGATTATCGTGTTGGTCGTGATTTTGACCGTGGGTTATTCCTACCGGCTAAGTAAGAAGTTGATCTAATCGGCCTGGCAGCGTTAATTGGCATCCGTGGTAATGTTCGCGAAATCAGTTAAGGGGACGGCTGCATGCCGTACAACGTAAAAAGCACCGCCACGAGAAGTTTCATGGCGGTGCTTTAGTGTTGATTGAGCTTCAGTGGTTATTGACGGTGCCGTTGTTGTTTACCGGCATTTCGGCCGCGACCCGCATTATTTTGCGGACGAGGGCGACTAGGATTGGATTCGGTTGCACTAACCGGCTTTGGTTGCGTCGGTGTTGGTGTTTTGATTGGGTGCTTTTTGAGTTCTGCTTCAACTTCGCGCCGAATACGTGGCCGGAAGAAGTTGATAATCAGTGTTTGCAAGCAGGCAAATAAACCACCAACGAAGAAGTAAAGTCCTAAACCTGCGGGAGCGGACATGGAAACAAATAAAATCATGACCGGACTCATAATAAGCATGAGACGCATCGTCTTCTTCTGTTCTTCAGGTAACCCAATCATGGATAGGTAACCTTGTGCCAAGTAGGATAAAAAGGCCAAAATGGCTAGAATCAGACTGGATTTCCCAAGGGAGATTCCCATAAAGGTCGCCTTAGATAATTCAGGCGAATAGCGAATGGCGTAATACAAGGCGGAGAAAATTGGCAGTTGAATCAGTAATGGTAAACAGCCAATACCACCAGTCATACTGATACCGTTGTCACGGTAAAGTTGCATGAGTTCGTTACTGATTGCGGCCTTTTCTTCCTGAGTCGTGGCTGCCTTTTGCCGTGCCTGGATTTTTTCCATCTGTGGCCGAACGGCGGACATTTTTTCTTGTTGGTAAGTTGATTTACGTTGTTGGTTGATCATCATTGGCAATAAAACTAACCGCACGATGACCGTCAAGCCAATAATTGCCCAACCGTAGTTGTTGCCGAATAGTTGTGACAACCATTCCATAACATTTTGACCTGGTCTTGCTAAGTATTCGTAAACAAACCCGTATGGTTTACCAGCTTTGGTCGTTTGCACACAACCGCTTAGAAACAGTGCTAACGTTCCTAAGGTGAGGGTGAGCGTAAGGCCTTTTTTTGATTTCACTAGTTAATAATCCCCTTTGTTAAAGTCATATAATGATGATGATACTAAAGATGTCGGGGGAATTCAATTGGTTATCCGAAAATCGTGATAGTTTTGTGGTTCAACTTCATGCACTTCGAGGTGCTTGACCTTGCCAAAATCGGTTGGCGACTGCCGAACAACGTCGATAAAGACTTGCACTCGTTGATCTTCACCCTCGGCTTCAATAAAGACTGAACCGTCCATCAGGTTACGAACGATTCCGTTCACGCCGCATTTGTCAGCGGCAACTTTAGTGGCCCAACGGAAGCCCACCCCCTGGACCCGGCCGGTTGCTTTTAATGTTACTGCACGCATTGTGTCACTTCCTTACTTAACTTGTTCAGCTAGTCTAACCTGTGACTAGCACCCTGATTGTACTGATTGCTGATTGTATTGTGTCAGCATAATTAGTACAATCTGTATTACTTATATAATAGCATGGAAATGTTCAACGGGCGATATGCTATACTTGGGATAAAACGGACACTTTCGAATGATACAGGGTGCCCTGAATTGACAAGACCGGCTGATGTTTCAACCGATTAATTAAAGGAAGTTGACAATGGAAAAAATTAATTCATTACAAAACGTGCACGTTAAGGCGTGGAAAAAATTACAGACGAAAAAAGGCCGTAAACAACAGGGCCAATACTTACTGGACGGCTGGCACTTAGTCAATGAGGCCGTTAAAGCACACGTGGCGATTCAAACTTTGCTCATCACCGAAAAACAGCTGGCGACTAAACCGGATTTGACCCATTTTCCAGCCGTCATCGAAATCTCTGATGAAGTCGCCAAACACATCAGTGCAACGGTGACGCCGCAGGGGGTATTTGCGTTAGCGACTCTGCCCGCTGCAATTGAAGATTTATCACAACTAGATTTAACGCGGCCTTGGTTACTGCTCGATAATGTTCAGGATCCCGGAAATATTGGGACGATGGTACGGACTGCGGATGCTGCTGGTTTTGCCGGCGTGGCCTTTGGTACTGGGACGGTGGATATTCACCAACCAAAAGTTGAACGGGCCATGCAGGGGAGTCAGTTCCATTTACAACTGATCAGCACTGATCTCAATCAACTTGTTGATCAATTGCAAGCTCAGGGGGCACCAGTCTACGGTTCAGAATTGAACCCACAGGCGGCCCAGTATTTAGATGTTGATGCGCCAGCTAGTTTTGGCTTGATTATGGGGAACGAAGGTAATGGGATGAGCCAGGAATTGTTAACACGGACTGATCAGAACTTATATATTCCCATCAAGGGACAGGCAGAATCGTTAAACGTAGCCGTGGCTGCCGGTATTTTGATGTTCGGTTTATATCGCTAACTTACAATTAGTAAGAAAATGCTAAAATCCAGGTAAAATACTTTCAAAACAGCTAGCTTTTTAGTAGAATAGCCGTAGATATTAGCAAAGGGAGCTTTAGATGAAAACTAATAATGTGTGGCAACAAGATTCTGAATACGTGGCGATCGTCGAAGACTTATTAGCACAGCCAGCTGTTCAACGGCTTGCTGAATTTACGCAACACCATCATTCGAATCGATTAGATCATTCGATTGCGGTTTCATATGATAGTTATGTTTTAGCGAAGAAATGGCATCTTAATACGACGGCAGTGGCGCGTGGTGGATTATTGCATGATTTGTTTTATTATGACTGGCGTGAAACCAAGTTTGATCTCGGCTCACACGCATTTATCCATCCACGGGTCGCGTTGCGCAATGCTGAAAAGCTGACGAAATTAACGCCAATGGAAAAAGATATCATTTTGAAGCATATGTTTGGTGCAACCTTAGCTGTACCGAAATATCGGGAAAGTTTGCTCGTCTCTTTAGTTGATGATTATGAAGCAGAACATGAATTTTTTGGACCATTACGTATAAAAGTGGCCAAACAACTAGATCGGTTCCGAGGCAAGGTCTCCGCCGGTTAATTCGATAATTGGGGGTCATTGCATGTCAGAAATGCTAGCTGACACGGTTACAGAATCCAACGTGGATTTTGAACTGTGTCCAAAATTCGAAAAAACATTTTCCATTCTAGGTAAGAAGTGGAATGGGTTAATTATTGACGTTTTATTGGAGGACGGGCCGCAACGTTTTAAGAATCTGGCTCGCCGGATTCCTAAGTGTAGTGACCGGGTGCTCGTGGTCCGACTTAAAGAATTGGAAGAAAATGGGATCGTCAGCCGGGTCACACATTGTGATTCAGCTTTGATTGAATACCGGTTAACGACTAAGGGCCAAGATTTACGACAAGTGATGGATACGGTCCATAATTGGTCCGATAAGTGGTTTAGCCCGGCCGAATCCTAATACGGGGTTGACGTGCAAGGGACTTTGCCATAAACTGACAATGTAGATAAAAGCCTTGACGAGAAATAGTAGTTGACTGCGGGGTCGTAGGGACGGGTGTCACCGATTGAAAGCACCCTGACAACCAAAGTTGACGAATTCACTCTCCGAGCTGAAATTGGGCGTTTGTGAAAACAAATAATTTTCCGGTATCCCGACCGTTATGACGGGTAGTGAGTGTGCATAGTGATTACTGTGCAAACAAGGGTGGTACCGCGATGACCTCGTCCCTTTTTGGGGATGGGGTCTTTTTTTGTCCACAACGCAACTAAAAATGGGAGGCAGCACATGAGTTTACAAGATCGATTAACTGAATTACGTGATCAAGGCTTGGCCGATATTAAGTCAGCTGACGTCTTAAAAAAAGTCAATCAAGTAAAAGTTGATTTACTTGGTAAAAAAGGGCCAATTACCGAGGTTTTACGTGGGATGCGTGACTTGAGTCCTGAAGAGCGCCCTAAGGTAGGGGCCTATGCCA from Lactiplantibacillus paraplantarum includes the following:
- a CDS encoding AAA family ATPase; the encoded protein is MKPVYLAMNYFGPHEHSIIDFSKLESTPIFLISGDTGAGKSTIFDAMTFALFGSTTNDGTDGRAAKEMRSQFAPADQPTSVTFYFEQGNQLYKIARSPEQYLAKKKGSGLTKKNSTAKLAVVDHVGGVEIESIATKPADVGPEITTILNLTADQFKKIILLPQNDFSEFLKSKTTDKEKILKKIFGTQLYSDFTAELKAEYQAASKTGDQFVTDLRVALASATWNDEEQAQLQAVPDDQKIPLLQAFVTTRQSAFDQAQQTTSKINQAVKAAETAYQQARDRQQQFDRLTQAQADYQTKVEEQTPAITIAKQQLHALTWAQPLQATMQALTQQTRDQKQLTLDQQAAMGNVQQAQDDYRQAQAAVQQLHDQSEANHQHQQRLEQLATLIPQAQRVENLTAQLAKLKPSVADLKATFEQHQTVIKTLTAKITAQQATLPSVDNLHATKDLLIKQREQFVDTLTPLDSQWRSAQQEQQRVTKQLTDLRAQLTRDEQNQHNAQVQFEQQRGQRQSLMIAQLQQELVDGQPCVVCGSTDHSQMPVTTIVANEADLRQSMQAVDDAQNALAAANKQVEATQQRVKQAEKEVDQATQQVTTAQTQLTSTYQQLIETNGLALKAPYDLTAVRAFFTEQLTTITKKLEAAQRVVQAIDKYTAELEAQQKQAQQTELQLGEQRALLRNKTADLTVAQAAIGTDFQVTSANLLAEKAHLNQIVASYQQRLEAAQTTVQTSQLTLSKHQTKLDDLNDRLKTTQATRTQLEQTIAQTLVAPEAPTHDQTVLENWLEELANGRLTALQVQIATYRQDKERLTAEIEQLQTALTNVERPNIADIQAQLADLQAHKDQALQSQTVAEQTLTDAQSCLEKVQQIMHQQGTFAKRFAEITSLYNIMTGKDGNDHKLKLETYVVQNYLQRVLNYANDHFINLLSNNRYTFELAAEASDNRSDHGLDINVYDNETGNSRSSNTLSGGETFIAALSIALSLSEVVQSSANGVQIDALFVDEGFGSLDDETLEKAMQALETIGENRMVGVISHIESMKRTIGQQVLIKKMGDGRSTVRLISK
- a CDS encoding exonuclease SbcCD subunit D, with the protein product MKLLHTADWHIGRTLNGYSLLDEQEAAFKQILTIALAEKVDGIVIAGDIYDRAVPSTDAVTSLDHMLQAINIEHHLPIYAIAGNHDGAKRLNYGREWLAYNNFHINTLLAEAFTPIETPTAQIFMLPFFDPIDARVYYQQQGLPEKQVKAIHTIHDAMQRVVSDLVATFDPEKRHLLITHFTVTPKADDDLELTSETTSKVGGLATLTTDLFADFDYVMLGHIHTRLASPDKDRIRYAGSPVKFNVKEANPKFHGKGVEIVTITPTAITHEFQPIQPQTDLVTLRAPWETLLDPNFYQQQPLKQAWFAITVQEFDRSKHLNVRAQLEQIYGTIVELDYESNHQTTAISGPKNMNELSPDAIVGQFFHAITGNQLSTTQQQLVDQIFVNLRKED
- a CDS encoding SdpI family protein is translated as MIPEKWQQTLGVKLLVVVNLINLVTLAVIKLASGGPVWRVRNAPLAVVGGLFLIGISLILICKQNSNWRKGTYLGADINLTVLFYLLLIDFNRISTIGFALIAIIISIVALPMAYVSRNLLVGIRIPWTYLSEENWHRTNVLAGRLFGISGPLLVAMGKMSTKSFLNVFVTIIVLVVILTVGYSYRLSKKLI
- the yidC gene encoding membrane protein insertase YidC; its protein translation is MKSKKGLTLTLTLGTLALFLSGCVQTTKAGKPYGFVYEYLARPGQNVMEWLSQLFGNNYGWAIIGLTVIVRLVLLPMMINQQRKSTYQQEKMSAVRPQMEKIQARQKAATTQEEKAAISNELMQLYRDNGISMTGGIGCLPLLIQLPIFSALYYAIRYSPELSKATFMGISLGKSSLILAILAFLSYLAQGYLSMIGLPEEQKKTMRLMLIMSPVMILFVSMSAPAGLGLYFFVGGLFACLQTLIINFFRPRIRREVEAELKKHPIKTPTPTQPKPVSATESNPSRPRPQNNAGRGRNAGKQQRHRQ
- a CDS encoding acylphosphatase, whose protein sequence is MRAVTLKATGRVQGVGFRWATKVAADKCGVNGIVRNLMDGSVFIEAEGEDQRVQVFIDVVRQSPTDFGKVKHLEVHEVEPQNYHDFRITN
- a CDS encoding TrmH family RNA methyltransferase; the encoded protein is MEKINSLQNVHVKAWKKLQTKKGRKQQGQYLLDGWHLVNEAVKAHVAIQTLLITEKQLATKPDLTHFPAVIEISDEVAKHISATVTPQGVFALATLPAAIEDLSQLDLTRPWLLLDNVQDPGNIGTMVRTADAAGFAGVAFGTGTVDIHQPKVERAMQGSQFHLQLISTDLNQLVDQLQAQGAPVYGSELNPQAAQYLDVDAPASFGLIMGNEGNGMSQELLTRTDQNLYIPIKGQAESLNVAVAAGILMFGLYR
- a CDS encoding HD domain-containing protein — encoded protein: MKTNNVWQQDSEYVAIVEDLLAQPAVQRLAEFTQHHHSNRLDHSIAVSYDSYVLAKKWHLNTTAVARGGLLHDLFYYDWRETKFDLGSHAFIHPRVALRNAEKLTKLTPMEKDIILKHMFGATLAVPKYRESLLVSLVDDYEAEHEFFGPLRIKVAKQLDRFRGKVSAG
- a CDS encoding winged helix-turn-helix transcriptional regulator; this translates as MSEMLADTVTESNVDFELCPKFEKTFSILGKKWNGLIIDVLLEDGPQRFKNLARRIPKCSDRVLVVRLKELEENGIVSRVTHCDSALIEYRLTTKGQDLRQVMDTVHNWSDKWFSPAES